CCTACTTCCCGCTGTTCTTCACCCTCGGCGCGTCGCAGCGTCGCGGCGTACGACGCTTCGGCCTCGCCGCCGGCGTGGTCGCCACCGGTGTCGCGGGCGCCGCGATGGCGCTGAACGCGCAGCTGTCGCGCGAGTGGTTCGCGTCGGCGAGCGAGACGGCGTTCGCCGCGGTCAGCACCGCGGCCATGTGCGCCGTCTTCACGCTCGGCGGCTGGCTGGTCGGCTACCTGCGCTGGCAGAGCCGGCAGACCGTCCAGGCGCGCGTCGACGCTGCGCTCGAGGCACGCGTCAACGCCGTCGAGCAGCAGCGTCTCGCCGAGATCCTGCGCCAGGAGGCCGAGCGCAGCCGGATCGCAGCGGACATGCACGACGTCGTCGCGCACTCGTGGGCGGTGGTCGCGGCCCAGGCCGACGGGGCGCGCTACGGGCTGCGCACCCACCCGGAGGAGGCGGAGGGTGCCCTCCGCACGATCGGCGAGACGGCGCGCACCGCGATGGCCGACGTACGACGCCTGCTCACCCAGCTCCGGGACCGCGAGACCGACCCGGTGCCGTTGGACTTCGAGCGACGCGGCGAGCTCCTCGGCCGGATGCGTGCGTCGGGGATGACCATCGTCGAGACGTCGTACGGCACGCCGCCGGAGCACCGGCTGCTGACCGTCACCGCCCACCGCATCCTCGGCGAGGCCCTGACCAACGCCCTCAAGCACGGTGACCTGGCCCGGCCGGTCGAGGTCTCCGAGGACTGGACGCACGGCTACCGGCTGCGGGTCCGCAACACGATCCCTCCGGGCGCTCCACGGGAGGGCGAGCACGGCGGGCACGGGATCGCCGGGATGGCGGAGCGTGCCGAGGTGGCGGGCGGGACCTTCGCGAGCCGTAGGCTGCCGCCCGAGGCAGGGCGCCCGGCCACCTGGGAGGTCGCGGCCTTCATCCCGACGACGGAGGACGAGTGAGCGAACGGATCCGGGTCCTGCTCGTCGACGACCAGCCGCTGTTCCGCACCGGGATCGGCATGCTGCTGCGCTCGCAGGCGGACCTCGAGGTGGTGGGCGAGGCGAGCAACGGAGCCGAGGCGGTCGAGCTGGCGCGCGGCACCGGGCCCGACGTCGTGCTGATGGACGTGCGGATGCCGGTCCTCGACGGTGTGGCGGCCACCGCCCGGATCGTCGAGGAGCACGGTGACGACGGCCCGCGGGTGCTCGTGCTGACCACCTTCGACCTCGACGAGTCGGCTGCCTCGGCCATTGAGGCGGGCGCCTCGGGTTTCGTGCTCAAGGAGGCCGAGCCCGAGCTCCTGCTGGCCGCGATCCGGTCGGTCGCCGCCGGTACCCAGGTCGTCGCCGCCGGCGCGACCCGACGGCTCTTCGAGCGGTTCCGCGGCCGGACCGCGACCCCCGGCCCCGAGTACGACGCCCTGACCCCACGCGAGCGGGAGATCCTGCTGCGTGCCGCTGCTGGGCTGTCCAACGCGGAGATCGCGGCGACCGAGTACCTCTCCGAGGCGACGGTGAAGACCCACATCTCGCGGATCCTGTCCAAGATGCAGCTGCGCGACCGGGTGCAGCTGGTCGTCTACGCCTACGAGCACGGGCTGATCTGAGGGTTCCCCGCAGGTCGGCGTACATCTCCAGGTGTAGGCCGGTTCGATCCTGCGCCCGATGTGCGCGGCTGCGCGGATTCCTAGCGTGGTGGTCATGAACCAGCCGACCTACAGCCCGCCCCTGCAGCCCGACTCCGCCGTGGTGCGGTTCCGCGGCGTGACCCGCACCTACGGCACCGGCGCCGGCCAGGTGCGCGCGCTCGACGGGATCAGCGTCGACATCCAGCGCGGCGCGTTCACCGCGATCATGGGGCCCTCGGGCTCCGGCAAGTCGACCTTCATGAACGTCGCGGCGGGGCTGGACGACCCGACCAGCGGCGAGGTCTGGGTCGCCGGCGCGCCGGTGCACACGATGACCGACGACCAGCGCACCCTGCTGCGCCGCGAGCACGTCGGCTTCGTGTTCCAGTCGTTCAACCTGGTCCCGACCCTGACGGCGTACGAGAACGTGCTCCTGCCGTTCGAGCTCGCCGGTCGCCGCGTCGACGCCGAGCGGACCGCGTGGATCCAGCAGATCATCGCGACCCTGGGCCTCACCGACCGGGTCGGCCACCGGCCGAGCGAGCTGTCCGGTGGCCAGCAGCAGCGCGTCGCCATCGCTCGCGCGCTCGCCGCGACCCCGCAGATCATCTTCGCCGACGAGCCGACCGGCAACCTGGACTCCCGCAGCTCGCGCGAGGTGCTGTCGCTGCTCGGCACCGCGGCCCGCGACTACGGCCAGACGATCGCGATGGTGAGCCACGACCCGGTCGCCGCGTCGTACGCCGACCGGATCCTCGTCATCGCCGACGGGCGGATCGTCGGCGACCACGGCCGGATGAGCCCGCAGGAGATCTCCCACCTGCTGATCTCGTTCGAGGAGCAGGTGGCATGAGCAGCCGCACCCTGGTGATGGGGTCGATGCGGGAGCTCGGCACCGTCGGGCTGGTCGCCGGGCTCGGCTCGGCGTACGCCGCCGTGCTGATCATGACCAGCAGCTTCCTCAGCACCATGGCGAGCGCGGGCGGAGGTGTCGGCGTCCTGCTCGGATCGGTCGCGACCGTGTTCATCCTGATCGCGCTCTACGTCTCGGTCGTCGTCATCGCCAACTGCGTCGACACCGTGATCGCGGGCCGG
This genomic interval from Nocardioides kongjuensis contains the following:
- a CDS encoding response regulator transcription factor, coding for MSERIRVLLVDDQPLFRTGIGMLLRSQADLEVVGEASNGAEAVELARGTGPDVVLMDVRMPVLDGVAATARIVEEHGDDGPRVLVLTTFDLDESAASAIEAGASGFVLKEAEPELLLAAIRSVAAGTQVVAAGATRRLFERFRGRTATPGPEYDALTPREREILLRAAAGLSNAEIAATEYLSEATVKTHISRILSKMQLRDRVQLVVYAYEHGLI
- a CDS encoding sensor histidine kinase; translation: MSGAIDTAVWQDSRPTRAQVLFDVVTAAGFGLFALLAQLTQGGFTLVAAGLLVVALAVRRWWLPGMVALALAAAVGQLVDREIAFVADTAYFPLFFTLGASQRRGVRRFGLAAGVVATGVAGAAMALNAQLSREWFASASETAFAAVSTAAMCAVFTLGGWLVGYLRWQSRQTVQARVDAALEARVNAVEQQRLAEILRQEAERSRIAADMHDVVAHSWAVVAAQADGARYGLRTHPEEAEGALRTIGETARTAMADVRRLLTQLRDRETDPVPLDFERRGELLGRMRASGMTIVETSYGTPPEHRLLTVTAHRILGEALTNALKHGDLARPVEVSEDWTHGYRLRVRNTIPPGAPREGEHGGHGIAGMAERAEVAGGTFASRRLPPEAGRPATWEVAAFIPTTEDE
- a CDS encoding ABC transporter ATP-binding protein → MNQPTYSPPLQPDSAVVRFRGVTRTYGTGAGQVRALDGISVDIQRGAFTAIMGPSGSGKSTFMNVAAGLDDPTSGEVWVAGAPVHTMTDDQRTLLRREHVGFVFQSFNLVPTLTAYENVLLPFELAGRRVDAERTAWIQQIIATLGLTDRVGHRPSELSGGQQQRVAIARALAATPQIIFADEPTGNLDSRSSREVLSLLGTAARDYGQTIAMVSHDPVAASYADRILVIADGRIVGDHGRMSPQEISHLLISFEEQVA